The genome window TCTTGGATGGCGTGCGCAAGGTCTTTGAAGAAAACTCATTCCCACAAGTACGTGAATCTACTCAATTGGCGCTTGCTACTTTGGGAAATGATGCTGGTGTCATTGGTGCCGCATCTCTTGTATTACAATAAGATTAAAAGGAGATTTGCCTCTCCTTTTTTCTTTATCCTGTGATATAATGAAGGCAATAGTAGATTAAAGGAGGAGATATGACAAAAGCAGATACAATTTTTAAAGAAAATATTCGAAAAATCATGGAAGAAGGGGTCTGGTCAGAGCAGGCGCGTCCTAAGTACAAGGATGGCAGAACGGCCAACTCCAAGTACATCACAGGAGCCTTTATGGAGTTTGACCTCTCAAAAGGCGAGTTTCCTATCACGACCCTTCGTCCCATCGCGATTAAATCAGCCATCAAAGAGATGCTCTGGATCTACCAGGATCAATCGAATAGCTTAGACCTGTTAGAAGATAAATACAATGTCCACTACTGGAATGACTGGGAAGTAGGGGATAGTCGCACCATCGGTCAACGCTATGGTGCTGTGGTCAAAAAGCATGACCTTACCAATAAAATCCTCAAACAATTAGAGGCCAATCCTTGGAATCGCCGCAATATTATCTCGCTTTGGGATTATGATGCCTTTGAAGAGACAGAAGGTCTTCTGCCATGTGCTTTTCAAACCATGTTTGACGTGCGTCGCGTGGATGGAGAAATCTATCTAGATGCGACCTTAACCCAGCGTTCTAATGATATGTTGGTGGCCCACCATATCAACGCCATGCAGTATGTAGCGCTACAGATGATGATTGCCAAGCACTTTGGCTGGAAGGTCGGAAAGTTCTTTTACTTCATTAATAATCTTCACATTTATGATAATCAATTTGAACAGGCTGAAGAGTTACTCCGTCGGGAGCCTTCAGATTGTCGGCCACACTTGGTTTTGAATGTACCAGATGGAACCAATTTCTTTGACATCAAACCAGAAGATTTTGAACTGGTCGATTATGATCCAGTGAAGCCACAATTGAAGTTCGATCTTGCCATTTAGTAATAAATCAAGGTTTTTTGATACCTTGATCAATTGGTAAAATCCTTTTAGAATTAAAACAATTTTAGCTAAAAATTTTTACTCATTTTTGAGTCAATATGTTTTGAAAATCGTTCGGTTTTTGTTAAAATAGATAAGGTTTGTAAAAACTAAACAATTTTAAAAAGAATGTTAATTTATAGATAAATATGGAGGTCCATTAGATGGGGAAAGACTTATTTAATGATCGTATTAGCAGATTCTCAATTCGTAAATTGAATGTGGGTGTTTGCTCTGTACTATTGGGAACACTTGTTATGGTTGGGACAGCCGCAAGTGCAGCCGCAGAAGAAAAGACAGATACGACAAGTGAAAGTGTAGCAGCAGTTGCAACAGCGTCAGAAGCGCCTGAAGCGTCAACAGCTACAGCAACTTCAGCAACATCAACAGCTGCAACGACATCTACTTATGATGCAAACGCAGCAATCACTGCACCAGAGACTTCAACTGCTGCAGCAACATCAACAGCACCTGCTTCAACTAGTGAAGCAAGTAGCACAAGTACAGCAGCTTCAGCAACATCTGCTACCTCAACTGCACCGGGAACATCAACCGCTGCAACACCAAAATTAGAAGCAACTACGCCAGCAAACAAGGCAGCAGAAGCAGCTGCAACAGATAAGAAAGAAGAAGTGGCTGCTGGTGTCGTAGCACCAGCCTCAGAAAACAATGCTGTGACAGCAGAGACTTCTGGTCCTAAGCGTCGTAATCGTCGTGCTCTTGGTGACCCAAATGATCCAAGCTTGATCGGGGATGACGTTGAAGACGCAACTTCAACTCCAAAAGTTGAAAAACCTGGCTTTACAACAAATGTAAATGCTGCAGACCTTGCTAGTCAAATCTCCTGGTTGGACTTTGGCGATACAGCCAACTGGACAGGGACTACTACAACATCAAAAGGGGAACTTGCTCTCCAAGTCGGCGCGACCTACACCAAGGAAATCATGCCTGGCTATGTTGTAACCATCAAGGTAAAATCTTTGAAGCCTTTCCAAGCGACAGAAATATACAAAAAACGCCTTGAAGAACGAGGAGCAACAGAAGCTGAAAAAGCGACCTATGACCCCAATGCTAGAAATGGTTATGTGAATGGAAATGCAAATCCGTTTACCTTGGCGGAATTTAATGCCGGTGAAGAAGCTAAGGTTATTGCCGAGCCTCAAAACCGTTGGACTGAAATTAAAAATGAGGGGATTGATACTGGTACAACTAAGAAAACTACTATTAGTTCAGAATTAACCGGTGGGAACATTGGGATCCAGTTTGAAGTTTCTGCGACCTTCCGTGGCAAAACCGTAAAACCTGCCATTGTCATGGCAGATGGTGAGTCAGCTAACCCTGGTGAATTGGTTCTGTTTACCACCAATGGTGAAGGATGGAAACATATAGGGGAATGGAAAAAATCGACTAGAAGATATAATGTAACCTACATTCCAGAAGATACAGACAAATTATTTGGTTCAAACCCTTCCACCAATGTAAACGGTATGAATTTCGCTAGAACTAATCTTGACCAACTTCGTAGAACAACTCAAGTTGGACCAGACAAAAAAGAGGTCGCTTGGAAGTATTTTGGAAGTGCTGATTTAACAACTGGAGGTCTCGGTACAGGTGTCTTCGGTCCAAATATTTCTGCAAATGATGTTGATGTTCCTCTTGTTATGACAAAGGGAGCTTCTGAAATCGGTCTTTACATCGCTTCAGGTGGTAAACAGTCTGCTATGCTAGGATTCTTCCCACTTGATGAAGGAGATGCGCCTGAATCATACGGTAAAGCTATTCATTCGATTGCAACTGTAGATGGAATTACTGGTAAGAAAGTGAACCAACCTTATCTCGGTCACTTGAGTCCTGATATGGATGAAAACAATACCCTTGATTGGACGGGTGATGACAAGGCGACCACTGCGGATGAAGGCATCGACCAATTACTTCCAAATGATCTCAAAGGAAAAACTAATGAGCTGATCAAGATGGACCGGACACGTCCAGGTAATTACACCATTTCAGTGGAAGCTCATACGGGTGGAGCAGCAAAAGCTAACATCTATGGTTGGATAGATTTCAACCAAAACGGAACCTTCGATGAAGATGAACGTTCTGATTTAACAACTATTACCCAAGATGGAACGGCTACGTTAAGCTTTACAAAGAGTAAAACCTATATTGATCCTAGTGTCAATGAATTGGGCGTTCGGATCCGTATCGCAAAGAATGATAAGGAGATTGAAAGCCCAACGGGTATGGCTTTCTCTGGTGAGGTTGAAGACTTTAAGACTCAAATCACTCACCCACCAAAAGGGGAATTTAAAGAAACAACAGGCCCTCAAGGTGCAAAACAAACCGCTACTGTAGCCTTTACTGCTCGAGGTTTGCAAGGCTATAGCCTAACTGAGTCAGCAAAAATTGATGAAACAGTAGCTCCACAAATGATAGATAACCGTACAGGGCAAGTCGTAACACCTGGTGCAGATGGCTACTATGCTGTAGCTGGTCAAGGGAAGTACAAGATCACTTCAAACGGAACTTCTGTGGATGTTGAGTTCATTCCCGAAGATCACTTCCTTGGAACAGCTGACGGTATCTCTATCCGTCGTACAGACAGCAATGGCTACGATACGGGTTGGTCAACAAAATTCCCAGCCGATGAAGCCAATGTCGATACTGCCATCAATACCATGGACGGTCTATACATCCCAACAGTTACACCAACGGAAATTGAAGGGGTAGATAAGACTTCATCAGATGTCCAAGGTGCGACTCAAACTGGTACACCTACCTTTAACACAACTACAACGAATGCTAATGGCGAAAAGATCTCTGTCACTCCAAGCTTGGAATACCCTGCTAAATTGGTGGACCCAGCGACTGGTCAAGTAACCAATGCAACCTCTGTAACAGTAGCGGGCGAAGGAACTTACAGCATTGATGATGCTACTGGTAAAGTAACCTTTGTTCCAGAACCAGGATTCACAGGTACAGCTCAAGGTGTTACCGTATCTGTAACAGCTCCTGTCGGAAAAGATAAAGACGGTACCGTCCGTGATGAATACCTTAAGACAGCAAGCGCTAAATACACACCAACGGTTACTCCAATCACAGTGACTCCTACAGACAAGGTTTCTGAGAATGTTCAAAATGTTCCTCAAACACAAACACCAACCTTTGATTTGAGTAATGATAAGACTGCTGAAATCACTAGCAAGAAACTGGTAGATCCAGCAACTGGTCAACCAACTGATGAAACAACAGTGACAGTAGCAGGTGAAGGTAGCTATACAATCGATCCTACTACAGGAGCGGTGACCTTCACACCTGAAAAAGACTTTGTTGGTACTGCAAAAGGAGTAACTGTTCAGGCAACTGCTACTATTACAAATGCTAATGGTAAGACTGCAACCATTACTTCAGATGCGACCTACACACCAACTGTTGTGCCAGCAGTTCCAACTGCAAACCCTGCAACTTCAAAAGATATCCAAGGTGCGACTCAAACCGGTACACCAACCTTTGCAGGAACAACTGTTCAAGTAAATGGTGAAGATAAAGCTATTACCATTAAAGACAATAGCTACACATTGCTAGATAAAGATGGTAACGAAGTTTCAACGACACCAGCTTATGCGGCAGACGGTACAACCGTGATCGGTAACTTCACAATCGACCCAGCAACTGGTCAAGTAACTTTCACACCGACTGATAAATCATACACTGGTGCAGTCACACCAGCCAAGGTTCAAGCTGAAAGCTCAAACGGTATCAAGGTGGATACAACTTACACACCAGAAATCGTTCCAGTAACCCCAACTGCAAAATCAGTTGAAACAAAAGATATCCAAGGTGCTACTCAAACAGGTAAACCTGAATTCAAGGGTGGAACAGTGACTGTTGATGGTGTTGAGAAGACAGTTGCCATCAATGAAAATGTTCCAGCAACCTTCGATGATGGATCAACAACTAAGACAGTTGAAGGCGTTGGTACTTACACAGTAGCAACAGACGGAACAGTTACTTTCGTTCCTGAAAAATCATTCGTTGGCACTGCACCAGCTGTAACTGTTGTTCGTGAAGACATGAATGGAACTAAGGCTTCAGCGACTTACACACCAACAGTGACTCCGGTAACGCCAACTGCAGCCCCAGCTGAATCAACAGGTGTTCAAGGTGCGACTCAAACTGGTAAACCTGAATTTACTGCAGGTAACAGTCGTGTGCCGATGAATGATGCTGTACCAGCAACCTTTGACGATGGTTCAACAACGAGGACAGTAGAAGGTGTTGGTACTTACACAGTAGCAGCTGATGGAACTGTAACATTTGTTCCAGACCCAAGCTTCACTGGTACTGCACCAGCCGTAACCGTTGTTCGTGAAGATAAGAACGGAAGCAAAGCTTCTGCAACTTACACACCAACTGTAAATCCAGTCACTCTTACTCCAACAAATAAAGTTTCTGAAGACATTCAAAATGTTCCTCAAACAGAGACACCTACATTTGCTTTGAGTGATGATGAGACTGCTCAAATCACAAGCAAGAAATTGATTGACCCTGCAACAGGTCAACCGACGGATGAAACAACTGTAACAGTAGCAGGTGAAGGAACTTATACAATCGATCCTACTACAGGAGCAGTAACCTTCACACCTGAAAAAGACTTCGTCGGAACTGCAACTGGCGTGAAAGTCCAAGCGACTGCAACAATTACCAATGCAGACGGTAAGACTTCAACTATCACTTCAGATGCAAGTTACACACCAACAGTTGTAGCAGCTGTTCCAACAGCTAATCCAGCTACATCTAAAGATATCCAAGGTGCGACACAAACAGGAACACCAACCTTTGAAGGTGCAACTGTTCAAGTTAATGGTCAAGATAAAGCGATTACGATTAAAGATAATAGCTACACGCTTTTGGATAAGGATGGTAATGAAGTATCAAGCACACCAGCTTATGCTGCTGATGGAACAACTGAAATCGGTACTTACTCAATTGATCCAGCAACTGGACAAGTAACCTTCACACCAACTGACAAATCTTATACTGGTAAAGTAACGCCTGTTAAGGTTCAAGCTGAAAGCTCAAACGGTATCAAGGTAGATACAACCTACACACCTGAAATTGTTCCAGTAACTCCAACAGCTACACCAGCTGAAACAACAGATATTCAAGGTGCTACACAAACTGGTAAACCTGAATTCAAGGGTGGAACCGTAACAGTTGATGGCGTTGAGAAAACAGTAGAAATCAATGAAGATGTTCCAGCAACATTTGACGATGGCTCAACTACCAAGACAGTTGATGGCGTTGGTACTTACACAGTAGCAGCAGACGGAACTGTGACCTTTGTCCCTGAGAAATCATTCACAGGTAAAGCACCAGCCATAACCGTTGTTCGTGAAGATAAGAACGGAACCAAAGCTTCTGCAACCTACACACCAACTGTAACTCCTGTCACACCGACAGCGACACCAGCTGAAACAACTGATATCCAAGGTGCTACACAAACTGGTAAGCCTGTATTTACTGAAGGCGACAGCCGCGTGCCAATGAACGATGATGTTCCAGCAACATTTGATGATGGTTCAACTACCAAGACTGTTGACGGCGTTGGTACTTACACAGTAGCAGCAGACGGAACAGTGACATTCGTACCTGAGAAATCATTTACTGGTACTGCACCAGCGGTAACAGTTGTACGTGAAGACATGAACGGAACAAAAGCTTCCGCGACTTACACACCAACTGTAACTCCAGTAACACCGACAGCTCAACCAGCTGAAACAACTGGTAAGCAAGGTCAAACTCAAACAGGTAAGCCTGAATTTACTGAAGGCAACAGCCGTGTGCCAATGAACGATGACGTTCCAGCAACCTTCGATGATGGCTCAACGACTAAGACAGTTGATGGCGTTGGTACTTACACAGTAGCAGCAGACGGAACTGTAACCTTTGTTCCTGAAAAATCATTCACAGGTAAAGCACCAGCCGTAACAGTTGTTCGTGAAGATAAGAACGGAACAAAAGCTTCTGCAACTTACACACCAACTGTAACTCCAGTAACTCCAACAGCAACACCAGCTGAATCTACTGGACCTCAAGGTCTTGTTCAAACTGGAACTGTAACCTTTACAGAAGGTGATGAAGTAGCTCCAATTAACAAGGATTCGATTACTCTTCTTGATAAA of Streptococcus sp. S5 contains these proteins:
- a CDS encoding CshA/CshB family fibrillar adhesin-related protein, producing MGKDLFNDRISRFSIRKLNVGVCSVLLGTLVMVGTAASAAAEEKTDTTSESVAAVATASEAPEASTATATSATSTAATTSTYDANAAITAPETSTAAATSTAPASTSEASSTSTAASATSATSTAPGTSTAATPKLEATTPANKAAEAAATDKKEEVAAGVVAPASENNAVTAETSGPKRRNRRALGDPNDPSLIGDDVEDATSTPKVEKPGFTTNVNAADLASQISWLDFGDTANWTGTTTTSKGELALQVGATYTKEIMPGYVVTIKVKSLKPFQATEIYKKRLEERGATEAEKATYDPNARNGYVNGNANPFTLAEFNAGEEAKVIAEPQNRWTEIKNEGIDTGTTKKTTISSELTGGNIGIQFEVSATFRGKTVKPAIVMADGESANPGELVLFTTNGEGWKHIGEWKKSTRRYNVTYIPEDTDKLFGSNPSTNVNGMNFARTNLDQLRRTTQVGPDKKEVAWKYFGSADLTTGGLGTGVFGPNISANDVDVPLVMTKGASEIGLYIASGGKQSAMLGFFPLDEGDAPESYGKAIHSIATVDGITGKKVNQPYLGHLSPDMDENNTLDWTGDDKATTADEGIDQLLPNDLKGKTNELIKMDRTRPGNYTISVEAHTGGAAKANIYGWIDFNQNGTFDEDERSDLTTITQDGTATLSFTKSKTYIDPSVNELGVRIRIAKNDKEIESPTGMAFSGEVEDFKTQITHPPKGEFKETTGPQGAKQTATVAFTARGLQGYSLTESAKIDETVAPQMIDNRTGQVVTPGADGYYAVAGQGKYKITSNGTSVDVEFIPEDHFLGTADGISIRRTDSNGYDTGWSTKFPADEANVDTAINTMDGLYIPTVTPTEIEGVDKTSSDVQGATQTGTPTFNTTTTNANGEKISVTPSLEYPAKLVDPATGQVTNATSVTVAGEGTYSIDDATGKVTFVPEPGFTGTAQGVTVSVTAPVGKDKDGTVRDEYLKTASAKYTPTVTPITVTPTDKVSENVQNVPQTQTPTFDLSNDKTAEITSKKLVDPATGQPTDETTVTVAGEGSYTIDPTTGAVTFTPEKDFVGTAKGVTVQATATITNANGKTATITSDATYTPTVVPAVPTANPATSKDIQGATQTGTPTFAGTTVQVNGEDKAITIKDNSYTLLDKDGNEVSTTPAYAADGTTVIGNFTIDPATGQVTFTPTDKSYTGAVTPAKVQAESSNGIKVDTTYTPEIVPVTPTAKSVETKDIQGATQTGKPEFKGGTVTVDGVEKTVAINENVPATFDDGSTTKTVEGVGTYTVATDGTVTFVPEKSFVGTAPAVTVVREDMNGTKASATYTPTVTPVTPTAAPAESTGVQGATQTGKPEFTAGNSRVPMNDAVPATFDDGSTTRTVEGVGTYTVAADGTVTFVPDPSFTGTAPAVTVVREDKNGSKASATYTPTVNPVTLTPTNKVSEDIQNVPQTETPTFALSDDETAQITSKKLIDPATGQPTDETTVTVAGEGTYTIDPTTGAVTFTPEKDFVGTATGVKVQATATITNADGKTSTITSDASYTPTVVAAVPTANPATSKDIQGATQTGTPTFEGATVQVNGQDKAITIKDNSYTLLDKDGNEVSSTPAYAADGTTEIGTYSIDPATGQVTFTPTDKSYTGKVTPVKVQAESSNGIKVDTTYTPEIVPVTPTATPAETTDIQGATQTGKPEFKGGTVTVDGVEKTVEINEDVPATFDDGSTTKTVDGVGTYTVAADGTVTFVPEKSFTGKAPAITVVREDKNGTKASATYTPTVTPVTPTATPAETTDIQGATQTGKPVFTEGDSRVPMNDDVPATFDDGSTTKTVDGVGTYTVAADGTVTFVPEKSFTGTAPAVTVVREDMNGTKASATYTPTVTPVTPTAQPAETTGKQGQTQTGKPEFTEGNSRVPMNDDVPATFDDGSTTKTVDGVGTYTVAADGTVTFVPEKSFTGKAPAVTVVREDKNGTKASATYTPTVTPVTPTATPAESTGPQGLVQTGTVTFTEGDEVAPINKDSITLLDKNGQPAASVVAKSPEGKEIGTFTVDKDTGVVTFTPTDKSYSGDVVPVKVQAADTNGTTVETTYTPKITPVVPTSEDATSTDIQGQTQSGKPTFTEGNPNVPIDEDTPATFEDGSTTKTVDGEGTYTVSPDGTVTFVPEKSFTGTASGVTVKRVDKNGTEITAKYTPTVTPVTPTATPAETTDIQGATQTGKPKFTAGDSRVPMNDDVPATFDDGSTTKTVDGVGTYTVAADGTVTFVPEKSFVGTAPAVTVVREDVNGTKASATYTPTVTPVTPTAEDTTSTDKQGQTQTGTPTFTPGNPNVPMDDDTPATFEDGSTTKTIPGEGTYTVAPDGTVTFVPEKSFTGEGTGVTVKRVDKNGTPVTAKYTPTVTPVTPTATPAESEAPQGVVQTGTVTFTEGDPVAPIDKDTITLLDENGQPAASVDAKSPAGDVIGTFTVDKETGVVTFTPTDKSYSGDVVPVKVQGKDTNGTVAETTYTPKITPVVPTAEPATSTDIQGKTQTGTPSFTPGNPAIPMDDDVPATFEDGSTTKTIPGEGTYTVAPDGTVTFVPEKSFTGTGTGVTVKRVDKNGTPVTAKYTPTVTPVTPTAEPATSTDIQGATQTGKPVFTEGDSRVPMNDDVPATFDDGSTTKTVKGVGTYTVAPDGTVTFVPEKSFVGTAPAVTVVREDKNGTKASATYTPTVTPVTPTADPATSTDIQGQTQTGKPSFTPGNPSVPMDDEVPATFEEGSTTKVIPGEGTYTVAPDGTVTFVPEKSFTGTATGVTVKRVDKNGTPITATYTPTVTPVTPTAEPVTSIGKKGQTQTGKPTFTEGDSRVPMNDKVPATFEDGSTTKTIPGVGTYTVAADGTVTFTPEPEFTGTAPAVTVVREDVNGTKASATYTPTVLPITKFVDKEGKEIPGYPTVDGEEPKAEIPGYRFVETKKLPNGDTEHVYEKVTTSYVDENGDPIPGNPTEDGEQPKKDIPGYDFVKTVVDKDGNTQHIYKKTVTPTPMPDPTPTPEPQPQPQPTPQPQPTPEPQPQPTPQPQPTPEPQPKPEEPTIPVVPETKEEVKYIDPQNPTAQLPNTGTKESSTAGLAIFSALAGLSLFGFAKRKKED
- a CDS encoding thymidylate synthase → MTKADTIFKENIRKIMEEGVWSEQARPKYKDGRTANSKYITGAFMEFDLSKGEFPITTLRPIAIKSAIKEMLWIYQDQSNSLDLLEDKYNVHYWNDWEVGDSRTIGQRYGAVVKKHDLTNKILKQLEANPWNRRNIISLWDYDAFEETEGLLPCAFQTMFDVRRVDGEIYLDATLTQRSNDMLVAHHINAMQYVALQMMIAKHFGWKVGKFFYFINNLHIYDNQFEQAEELLRREPSDCRPHLVLNVPDGTNFFDIKPEDFELVDYDPVKPQLKFDLAI